The following proteins are encoded in a genomic region of Micrococcaceae bacterium Sec5.8:
- the ribH gene encoding 6,7-dimethyl-8-ribityllumazine synthase, which produces MSGHGAPQIDLSTFKPEETSQLNLAIVAASWHTQIMDGLLDGALRAAKDAGITEPTVLRVPGTFELPVAAARLAPHFDAVVALGVVIRGGTPHFEYVCEAATLGLTEVSVRTGVPVGFGVLTCDTEQQGIDRAGLPGSTEDKGHEAVTAALATAVTLKQFR; this is translated from the coding sequence ATGAGCGGCCACGGCGCACCACAGATTGACCTGAGCACTTTCAAGCCCGAAGAGACCTCCCAGCTGAACCTGGCCATCGTGGCCGCGAGCTGGCACACCCAGATCATGGACGGGCTCCTGGACGGTGCACTGCGCGCGGCCAAAGATGCCGGCATCACCGAACCGACCGTCCTCCGGGTCCCCGGTACCTTTGAACTCCCCGTCGCGGCCGCCCGGCTGGCGCCGCACTTCGACGCCGTCGTGGCACTCGGTGTCGTCATCCGCGGCGGAACCCCGCACTTCGAGTACGTCTGCGAGGCGGCCACGCTGGGCCTCACCGAGGTCTCCGTCCGCACCGGCGTCCCCGTCGGCTTCGGCGTCCTGACCTGCGACACCGAGCAGCAGGGCATTGACCGTGCCGGCCTGCCGGGCTCCACTGAGGACAAGGGCCACGAGGCCGTTACGGCCGCCCTGGCCACTGCCGTCACGCTGAAGCAGTTCCGTTAG
- a CDS encoding phosphoribosyl-ATP diphosphatase, protein MKNFESLFAELSEKAAVRPEGSRTVAELDSGVHGIGKKVVEEAAEVWMAAEYESDEATAEEISQLLYHLQVLMLAKGLSLEDVYKHL, encoded by the coding sequence GTGAAGAATTTCGAATCGCTGTTCGCAGAACTGAGTGAGAAGGCCGCCGTCCGTCCGGAGGGCTCCCGCACCGTCGCCGAACTGGATTCCGGAGTCCACGGCATCGGCAAGAAAGTCGTGGAGGAAGCAGCCGAGGTCTGGATGGCTGCCGAGTATGAATCCGACGAAGCCACCGCCGAAGAAATATCGCAGCTGCTTTATCACCTGCAGGTCCTGATGCTCGCCAAAGGACTCAGCCTGGAAGACGTCTACAAGCATCTCTAG
- the hisG gene encoding ATP phosphoribosyltransferase — protein MLRVAVPNKGSLSEAASAMLAEAGYRQRRDTRELVMVDPDNDIEFFFLRPRDIAVYVGQGTLDVGITGRDLLLDAEVHAEELLPLGFAASTFRFAGPVGDFTAVEQLDGKRLATSYDGLLRGYLAERGIQATVVRLDGAVESSVRLGVADAIADVVETGNTLKAAGMEIFGQPILHSEAVLIGRTGEQNPAADVLIRRLQGVLVARQYVMMDYDIRKELVEAAAALTPGLESPTVSPLRDSDWVAVRSMVPKKQTNRIMDELYDLGARAILVSTIHACRI, from the coding sequence ATGCTGAGAGTTGCCGTCCCGAACAAGGGATCCCTGTCCGAAGCCGCTTCCGCCATGCTCGCCGAGGCCGGCTACCGCCAGCGCCGCGATACCCGCGAGCTGGTCATGGTGGACCCGGACAACGACATTGAATTCTTCTTCCTCCGCCCCCGCGACATTGCCGTCTACGTCGGCCAGGGAACGCTCGACGTCGGCATCACCGGCCGGGACCTGCTCCTCGACGCCGAGGTACATGCTGAGGAGCTGCTCCCGCTGGGGTTCGCCGCCTCCACCTTCCGCTTCGCCGGCCCGGTAGGCGACTTCACCGCCGTCGAACAGCTCGACGGCAAGCGCCTCGCCACGAGCTACGACGGACTCCTCCGCGGCTACCTGGCAGAACGCGGCATCCAGGCCACCGTGGTCCGGCTCGACGGCGCCGTCGAATCCTCGGTGCGCCTGGGCGTCGCGGATGCGATCGCCGACGTCGTCGAGACCGGGAACACCCTCAAGGCCGCCGGCATGGAAATCTTCGGCCAGCCCATCCTGCACTCCGAAGCCGTCCTGATCGGCCGCACGGGTGAGCAGAACCCGGCAGCGGACGTCCTGATCCGCCGGCTGCAGGGCGTCCTGGTGGCGCGGCAGTACGTGATGATGGACTACGACATCCGCAAGGAACTCGTCGAAGCCGCGGCAGCCCTCACGCCCGGCCTGGAATCGCCCACGGTGTCGCCGCTGCGCGACTCGGACTGGGTGGCCGTCCGGTCGATGGTGCCGAAAAAGCAGACCAACCGGATCATGGACGAGCTCTACGACCTGGGCGCCCGCGCCATCCTGGTCAGCACCATCCACGCCTGCCGCATCTGA
- the hisF gene encoding imidazole glycerol phosphate synthase subunit HisF produces MAVAVRVIPCLDVDAGRVVKGINFEGLRDAGDPVELAHRYDNGGADELTFLDVTASSGNRETTFDVVRRTAEEVFIPLTVGGGVRGVAEVDRLLRYGADKAAINTAAVARPGVIDEITRHFGSQVLVLSLDARRTRPGSQPTPSGFEVTTHGGRQGTGIDALAWAREAADRGVGEILLNSIDADGTKDGFDLELIRLARTAVKVPLIASGGAGKPEHFPPAVAAGADAVLAASVFHFGPLDMIAQVKAAIRNAGFEVR; encoded by the coding sequence ATGGCTGTAGCCGTCCGCGTTATCCCGTGCCTGGACGTTGATGCCGGCCGGGTGGTCAAGGGCATCAACTTCGAAGGCCTCCGCGATGCCGGTGACCCCGTCGAACTGGCGCACCGCTACGACAACGGCGGCGCCGACGAGTTGACCTTCCTCGATGTCACGGCCTCCTCGGGCAACCGGGAAACCACTTTCGACGTCGTTCGGCGCACGGCAGAGGAAGTTTTCATTCCGCTGACCGTCGGCGGCGGAGTCCGCGGCGTGGCCGAGGTGGACAGACTCCTGCGCTACGGCGCCGACAAGGCAGCGATCAACACAGCCGCCGTCGCCCGACCCGGGGTGATCGACGAGATCACCCGGCACTTCGGGTCCCAGGTCCTCGTGTTGTCCCTGGATGCGCGGCGCACGCGCCCGGGTTCCCAGCCCACCCCTTCCGGCTTCGAGGTGACGACGCACGGGGGACGCCAGGGCACCGGAATCGATGCTCTTGCGTGGGCCCGTGAGGCTGCCGACCGCGGCGTAGGCGAAATCCTGCTGAACTCCATTGACGCGGACGGTACCAAAGACGGCTTCGACCTGGAACTGATCCGCCTGGCGAGGACCGCCGTCAAGGTTCCCCTCATCGCCTCCGGAGGCGCCGGGAAACCGGAGCACTTCCCGCCGGCGGTCGCCGCCGGGGCTGACGCGGTGCTTGCCGCGTCCGTCTTCCACTTCGGCCCGCTGGACATGATCGCCCAGGTCAAAGCCGCGATCCGGAACGCCGGCTTCGAAGTCCGCTAG
- a CDS encoding TIGR03085 family metal-binding protein produces MHFVDPSREFLAETLLAAGPDSPTLCKGWRTRDLAAHLYLRERKAAVGLGLLIKRFAKASDHATTELAAKLETPEQYNKLVNSFRAGPSAFSPLKIKAVDESANLIEYFVHTEDVRRAADRWAPRALDEEYSDALWDELVKRAAILYRGVDLGIVLVRPSGPRHVAKRAPVSVAIVGEPCELLMHAHGRTRHALVTFEGQPDAVALLQSAEVGL; encoded by the coding sequence ATGCATTTCGTCGATCCCTCCCGAGAATTTTTGGCCGAAACCCTGCTTGCGGCCGGCCCTGACTCCCCCACGCTCTGCAAGGGCTGGCGTACCAGGGACCTTGCCGCGCACCTGTACCTGCGCGAACGAAAAGCCGCCGTCGGACTCGGCCTGCTGATCAAACGCTTCGCCAAAGCATCCGACCATGCCACAACGGAACTGGCGGCCAAGCTGGAAACGCCGGAGCAGTACAACAAGCTGGTGAATTCCTTCCGCGCCGGCCCGTCCGCCTTTTCTCCCCTGAAGATTAAAGCCGTGGACGAAAGCGCCAACCTGATCGAATACTTTGTGCACACCGAGGACGTACGGCGGGCCGCGGACCGCTGGGCGCCCCGTGCCCTGGACGAAGAGTATTCGGACGCCCTGTGGGACGAACTCGTCAAGCGCGCGGCCATCCTGTACCGCGGCGTGGACCTCGGGATCGTGCTGGTCCGCCCGTCCGGCCCCCGGCACGTGGCCAAGCGCGCTCCGGTATCCGTGGCCATTGTCGGCGAGCCCTGCGAACTGCTCATGCACGCCCACGGCCGCACCCGCCACGCGCTGGTGACTTTCGAGGGCCAGCCGGACGCCGTCGCGCTCCTGCAGTCCGCCGAAGTCGGGCTCTAA
- the hisI gene encoding phosphoribosyl-AMP cyclohydrolase — protein MSEQPAPAPNNGLPADGTTVTGNPVSTAAPGSPLPEGLAAALKRDSAGLVAAIVQQFDTNEVLMLGWMDDEALQRTMTSGRVTFYSRSRQEYWRKGDTSGHVQWVKSLAMDCDGDALLVRVDQVGAACHTGTRTCFDGRGLDVVTGSAG, from the coding sequence ATGTCTGAGCAGCCTGCCCCCGCCCCGAACAACGGACTTCCCGCCGACGGAACCACCGTCACCGGAAACCCCGTCAGCACCGCCGCGCCCGGAAGCCCCCTCCCAGAGGGACTCGCCGCGGCCCTTAAACGGGACAGTGCAGGCCTGGTCGCTGCGATCGTGCAACAGTTCGACACCAACGAAGTCCTCATGCTGGGCTGGATGGACGACGAGGCCCTGCAGCGGACCATGACCAGTGGGCGGGTCACTTTCTATTCCCGCTCCCGCCAGGAGTACTGGCGCAAAGGGGACACTTCCGGCCACGTGCAGTGGGTCAAATCCCTCGCCATGGACTGCGACGGCGACGCCCTGCTGGTCCGCGTGGACCAGGTCGGCGCGGCCTGCCACACCGGGACCCGGACGTGCTTTGACGGAAGAGGGCTCGACGTCGTTACCGGCTCCGCCGGCTGA
- a CDS encoding anthranilate synthase component I gives MQDLGIISPGLEEFRKLADHSRVIPVRLKVLADAETPIGLYRKLAQGQPGTFLMESAAVGGSWSRYSFIGARSRATLTTKDGQAHWLGEPPVGVPLGGSPVDAIRDTIEALRTDRFEDLPPFTSGLVGFLGWETVRHWEKLTSPPEDDLELPEMALNLVTDMAVHDNMDGTVLLIANAINFDNSSERVDEAWHDAVGRVKALLEQVSTPVKHPVSVLDPAALDFASSVQERWKETDYLAALDRSKEAIVDGEVFQVVISRRFEMDCGADPLDVYRVLRNTNPSPYMYIFSLEDPAGRQYSIVGSSPEALVTVTGQDVITHPIAGSRPRGKSVEADKALAEELLADEKERAEHLMLVDLSRNDLSKVCVAGSVDVTQFMEVERFSHIMHLVSTVVGKLSPSATAYDVLKATFPAGTLSGAPKPRALRLLDELEPHRRGIYGGVVGYLDFAGDMDMAIAIRSALLRDGRAYVQAGGGIVADSVNATEALETVNKAAAPMRAVHTAQSLRNITATSISDAGTPA, from the coding sequence ATGCAGGACCTAGGAATCATTAGCCCTGGCCTGGAAGAGTTCCGAAAACTCGCAGACCACAGCCGCGTCATCCCCGTCCGGCTGAAGGTGCTGGCTGATGCCGAAACCCCGATTGGGCTGTACCGCAAGCTCGCCCAGGGCCAGCCGGGCACATTCCTGATGGAATCCGCCGCAGTCGGCGGTTCCTGGTCGCGGTACTCATTCATCGGCGCCCGTTCGCGGGCCACCCTTACCACCAAGGACGGCCAGGCGCACTGGCTGGGCGAACCGCCCGTCGGCGTACCGCTCGGCGGCAGCCCCGTGGACGCCATCCGCGACACCATTGAGGCCCTCCGCACCGACCGATTTGAGGACTTGCCGCCCTTCACCTCCGGCCTGGTGGGCTTCCTCGGGTGGGAGACGGTGCGTCACTGGGAGAAATTGACCAGCCCGCCCGAGGACGATCTCGAGCTCCCCGAAATGGCACTGAACCTCGTCACCGACATGGCCGTCCACGACAACATGGACGGCACCGTGCTGCTGATCGCCAACGCGATCAACTTCGACAACAGCTCCGAACGCGTCGACGAGGCCTGGCACGACGCCGTCGGCCGGGTCAAGGCCCTGCTGGAGCAGGTCAGCACGCCCGTCAAGCATCCCGTCTCGGTCCTGGACCCCGCAGCCCTGGACTTCGCGTCCAGCGTGCAGGAACGCTGGAAAGAGACCGACTACCTCGCCGCCCTGGACCGCAGCAAAGAAGCGATCGTCGACGGCGAAGTCTTCCAGGTGGTGATTTCCCGACGCTTCGAAATGGACTGCGGCGCCGATCCGCTGGATGTCTACCGGGTGCTCCGGAACACCAATCCCAGCCCCTACATGTACATCTTCAGCCTGGAGGATCCCGCCGGCCGGCAGTACTCGATCGTCGGATCGTCCCCGGAGGCGCTGGTGACCGTGACCGGCCAGGACGTCATCACCCACCCCATCGCCGGGTCCCGGCCGCGGGGCAAGAGCGTGGAAGCGGACAAGGCCCTGGCCGAGGAACTCCTCGCCGACGAAAAGGAACGCGCCGAACACCTGATGCTGGTGGATCTTTCCCGCAACGACCTGTCCAAGGTCTGCGTGGCGGGGTCCGTCGACGTCACCCAGTTCATGGAAGTCGAGCGGTTCAGCCACATCATGCACCTGGTGTCCACCGTGGTGGGAAAACTGTCCCCCAGCGCCACGGCCTATGACGTGCTGAAGGCGACCTTCCCGGCCGGAACGCTGTCCGGCGCCCCCAAGCCCCGGGCCCTGCGGCTGCTGGACGAACTTGAGCCGCACCGCCGCGGGATCTACGGAGGAGTGGTGGGCTACCTCGACTTCGCCGGGGACATGGACATGGCCATTGCCATCCGCTCGGCTCTGCTGCGGGACGGCCGTGCCTACGTCCAAGCCGGCGGTGGCATTGTGGCCGACTCCGTCAACGCCACCGAGGCTTTGGAGACGGTCAACAAGGCCGCCGCCCCCATGCGGGCGGTCCATACGGCGCAGTCGCTGCGCAACATTACGGCAACGTCGATCTCGGACGCGGGGACCCCGGCATGA
- a CDS encoding Trp biosynthesis-associated membrane protein: protein MSGTTVKSASPVVPRWARKSTLVLAVAALALAVFGTTTQTWLTVHLDPAQLGQAVSSQDGLPVQGSKAATTVTALALVALAGGLAASIAGSIARWIITTLILLAAAGIVGAAAVVIADPVAAAQGSIAAATGITGSDVQVDVTAFPALAVAAGSLLGLSALLVIPAGRHWKSRTKYDTAAAGSAAGGAGEPAGPQDEIDSWDRLSRGDDPT, encoded by the coding sequence ATGAGCGGCACCACGGTCAAAAGCGCCAGCCCGGTGGTTCCGCGCTGGGCGCGCAAATCCACCCTGGTCCTCGCCGTCGCCGCCCTGGCGCTGGCCGTCTTTGGCACCACGACGCAGACCTGGCTCACCGTCCACCTTGATCCGGCGCAGCTCGGCCAGGCGGTCAGCAGTCAGGACGGCTTGCCCGTCCAGGGCAGCAAGGCCGCCACCACGGTGACGGCGCTGGCCCTGGTGGCACTGGCCGGCGGACTGGCGGCCTCGATCGCCGGCAGTATCGCGCGCTGGATCATCACCACGCTCATCCTGCTGGCCGCCGCCGGCATCGTCGGCGCGGCCGCCGTCGTCATCGCCGATCCGGTGGCAGCAGCCCAGGGTTCCATCGCGGCCGCCACGGGAATCACCGGCAGCGACGTGCAGGTGGACGTGACAGCGTTCCCGGCCCTCGCTGTCGCCGCTGGCTCGCTGCTGGGCCTAAGCGCCCTGCTGGTCATCCCGGCAGGACGGCACTGGAAATCGCGCACCAAATACGACACCGCAGCGGCGGGCAGCGCCGCCGGGGGGGCCGGCGAGCCGGCCGGACCGCAGGACGAGATCGACAGCTGGGACCGGTTGTCCCGCGGAGACGATCCCACCTGA
- a CDS encoding HGxxPAAW family protein codes for MSNAPVSAPKPAAGTGYSYDDVDHSEPTGHGNSPAAWTTVFVMLGGALIMSIAFVIANTPIFIAGGVVMVIGLILGFVMRKAGYGVGGSKLKNSGH; via the coding sequence ATGAGCAATGCCCCTGTTTCCGCACCCAAGCCCGCTGCCGGCACCGGTTACTCGTACGATGACGTTGACCACAGCGAACCGACCGGCCACGGCAACAGCCCGGCAGCCTGGACCACCGTCTTTGTCATGCTCGGCGGCGCCCTCATCATGTCCATCGCCTTCGTCATCGCCAACACCCCGATCTTCATTGCCGGCGGCGTCGTGATGGTGATCGGACTGATTCTCGGCTTCGTCATGCGCAAGGCCGGCTACGGTGTGGGCGGCAGCAAGCTGAAGAACTCCGGCCACTAG
- the trpC gene encoding indole-3-glycerol phosphate synthase TrpC: protein MSVLDDINAGVREDMEARQRLVTLAELKEHAAAAPPARDAWSALGGASATRGQLKVIAEIKRRSPSKGHLAGIADPASLAVQYADGGAAAISVLTEQRRFNGSLTDFDAVRAAVDLPLLRKDFMIDEYQIWEARAHGADLILLIVASLADTQLREFTALSRELGMNVLVETHTAEEVERAVAADARIIGVNVRNLKTLDVDRSVFAELAGGIPAGALVIAESGVRGVDDVRHYAANGANAVLVGEALVSDATPRERIAEFMAAGAEEIAARS, encoded by the coding sequence GTGAGCGTTCTCGATGACATCAATGCCGGTGTCAGGGAGGATATGGAGGCCCGCCAGCGCCTCGTGACGCTCGCAGAGTTGAAGGAGCACGCGGCGGCGGCGCCGCCCGCACGTGACGCCTGGAGCGCACTTGGCGGCGCCTCGGCGACGCGCGGGCAGTTGAAAGTGATAGCCGAAATCAAGCGCCGGAGCCCCTCCAAGGGCCACCTCGCGGGCATCGCTGACCCCGCCTCCCTCGCCGTGCAGTACGCCGACGGCGGCGCTGCCGCGATCAGTGTCCTGACCGAACAGCGCCGCTTCAATGGTTCGCTCACCGATTTCGACGCCGTCCGGGCAGCCGTGGACCTTCCGCTGCTGCGCAAGGACTTCATGATCGATGAGTACCAGATCTGGGAAGCCCGGGCGCACGGGGCCGACCTGATCCTGCTGATCGTCGCGTCGCTGGCCGATACGCAGTTGCGCGAATTCACTGCCCTCAGCCGTGAGCTTGGCATGAACGTGCTGGTCGAGACGCACACGGCAGAAGAAGTCGAACGCGCTGTTGCTGCGGACGCCCGGATCATCGGCGTCAACGTGCGCAACCTCAAGACCCTCGACGTCGACCGGTCCGTGTTCGCCGAACTCGCCGGCGGCATTCCCGCAGGCGCGCTCGTCATCGCGGAATCGGGCGTTCGCGGCGTCGACGATGTACGGCACTACGCCGCGAACGGCGCCAACGCCGTCCTCGTCGGCGAAGCGCTGGTCAGCGACGCGACTCCGCGGGAGCGGATCGCCGAATTTATGGCCGCAGGAGCAGAAGAAATCGCCGCACGCTCCTGA
- the trpB gene encoding tryptophan synthase subunit beta has translation MVDAPAAGSDESTVDAFLQGGQSLRHAPGPYFGPYGGRWMPESLIAALDELEDTFEKAKADPEFTAQIAELNKNYSGRPSLLTEAKRFAEHAGGVRIFLKREDLNHTGSHKINNVLGQALLAKRMGKTRVIAETGAGQHGVASATAAALMGLECVVYMGAEDCRRQALNVARMELLGATVIPVTSGSQTLKDAINEALRDWVANVDSTHYLLGTAAGAHPFPAMVRYFHEVIGEEARAQMLEQTGRLPDAVCACIGGGSNAIGIFHGFLDDPAVKIYGFEAGGEGVESGRHAATITLGKPGVLHGARSYLMQDDDGQTIESHSISAGLDYPGVGPEHAYLADIGRVSYEPITDSEAMDAFQLLCRTEGIIPAIESAHALAGAIKVGRRLAEAGDASEKIVLVNLSGRGDKDVASAAEWFDLLDKDSPEHEIAKEGEQL, from the coding sequence ATGGTCGATGCGCCAGCAGCCGGCTCAGACGAAAGCACCGTGGACGCGTTCCTGCAGGGCGGACAATCCCTGCGGCATGCCCCCGGACCCTACTTCGGCCCCTACGGCGGCCGATGGATGCCCGAGTCACTCATCGCGGCCCTGGATGAACTGGAAGACACTTTCGAGAAAGCCAAAGCCGATCCGGAGTTCACCGCGCAGATCGCGGAGCTGAACAAGAACTACTCCGGCCGTCCCTCGCTGCTGACGGAGGCCAAGCGTTTCGCCGAACATGCCGGCGGCGTCCGGATCTTCCTCAAGCGTGAAGACCTGAACCACACCGGCTCGCATAAGATCAACAACGTGCTCGGACAGGCCCTCCTGGCAAAGCGCATGGGAAAGACGCGGGTCATCGCGGAGACCGGCGCCGGACAGCACGGTGTTGCCAGCGCCACCGCCGCCGCCCTCATGGGCCTCGAATGCGTCGTGTACATGGGCGCGGAGGACTGCCGGAGGCAGGCCCTTAACGTCGCACGGATGGAGCTCCTGGGGGCCACTGTCATCCCGGTGACCAGCGGATCCCAGACTCTCAAAGACGCCATCAACGAGGCCCTGCGGGATTGGGTGGCCAACGTCGACAGCACCCACTACCTGCTGGGCACCGCCGCCGGGGCGCACCCCTTCCCCGCCATGGTCCGGTACTTCCATGAGGTCATCGGCGAGGAGGCCCGCGCCCAGATGCTGGAACAAACCGGCCGCCTGCCCGACGCCGTGTGTGCTTGCATCGGCGGCGGTTCCAACGCGATCGGCATCTTCCACGGCTTCCTGGACGATCCCGCCGTGAAGATCTACGGCTTCGAGGCCGGCGGCGAGGGTGTTGAAAGCGGACGCCACGCCGCGACGATAACGCTCGGCAAGCCAGGTGTGCTGCACGGTGCCCGCTCCTATCTGATGCAGGACGACGACGGCCAGACCATCGAGTCGCACTCCATCTCAGCGGGCCTGGACTACCCCGGTGTCGGCCCCGAGCACGCCTACCTCGCAGACATCGGACGCGTCAGCTACGAGCCCATCACGGACAGCGAGGCCATGGACGCGTTCCAGTTGCTGTGCCGCACCGAGGGCATCATCCCGGCCATCGAATCTGCCCACGCCCTGGCAGGAGCCATCAAGGTGGGCCGGCGCCTCGCCGAAGCCGGCGACGCTTCCGAAAAAATCGTCCTGGTGAACCTCTCCGGCCGCGGCGATAAGGACGTTGCCAGCGCCGCCGAATGGTTCGACCTGCTGGACAAGGATTCGCCCGAGCACGAGATCGCCAAAGAGGGGGAGCAACTGTGA
- the trpA gene encoding tryptophan synthase subunit alpha, whose translation MNHAVQSAPGASKAAAAIDRAKAQGRAALIGYLPAGYPSVEDTIAAGIALAENGADLIEIGIPYSDPVMDGPVIQAATTEALASGFHVKQVFDIVRGITSQTDAAVLVMTYWNPVVRMGVDEFSRQLADAGGAGLITPDLIPDEASEWMAASDKYSLDRVFLVAPSSSPARMKRTVEASRGFVYAVSIMGVTGARTSVSSAAKDVVSAAHAAGAERVCVGLGVSNAAQVREIAAYADGVIVGTALVVALGDGGVDAVASLTKDLSTGLTREEA comes from the coding sequence GTGAACCACGCCGTTCAAAGCGCGCCCGGTGCCAGCAAAGCAGCCGCAGCCATCGATCGTGCCAAAGCCCAGGGCCGGGCTGCCCTCATCGGTTACCTGCCTGCAGGCTACCCCAGTGTCGAGGACACCATCGCGGCCGGCATTGCCCTCGCGGAAAACGGTGCCGACCTGATCGAAATCGGCATACCGTACTCCGACCCGGTGATGGACGGCCCCGTCATCCAGGCCGCCACCACGGAAGCTCTCGCCTCGGGCTTCCACGTCAAGCAGGTTTTCGACATCGTCCGTGGCATCACCAGCCAGACCGACGCCGCCGTGCTCGTGATGACGTACTGGAACCCCGTCGTCCGCATGGGCGTGGATGAGTTCTCCCGCCAGCTGGCCGACGCCGGGGGAGCCGGACTCATCACCCCGGACCTGATCCCCGATGAGGCCTCCGAATGGATGGCAGCGTCGGATAAGTACAGTCTGGACCGGGTGTTCCTGGTGGCGCCGTCATCCTCACCTGCGCGGATGAAGCGCACCGTTGAGGCGAGCCGCGGTTTTGTCTACGCCGTCTCGATCATGGGCGTCACCGGCGCCCGCACCTCAGTGAGCTCCGCCGCCAAGGACGTGGTGTCCGCGGCGCACGCCGCCGGCGCCGAACGCGTCTGCGTGGGGCTGGGCGTGTCCAATGCGGCCCAGGTCCGTGAGATCGCCGCTTACGCCGACGGCGTGATCGTCGGTACTGCGCTGGTCGTAGCCCTCGGCGACGGCGGGGTGGACGCGGTAGCGTCCCTGACGAAAGACCTCAGTACCGGACTTACCAGGGAAGAAGCCTAA
- the lgt gene encoding prolipoprotein diacylglyceryl transferase: MQSVLHAASMIPASIPSPDWSGFDIPLPWGSLRIHAYALCILLGIIVGLWLTSVRWARRGAPEGSVWDIAIWAIPFGIIGGRLYHVVSSPDAYFGPGFDGTGDLSLIPQLQRGGLGIWGAVLLGAVGAWIGCRRAGVKLSAFLDAAAPGLLLAQALGRWGNYFNQELFGGPTTLPWGLQIDADNPNFPAGMAADTLFHPTFLYESLWNLAGVGILLLLDRTFRFRRARLFCLYAVYYTLGRVWIEAMRIDDAEQINLFGITTRLNVWTSIFVLLGALAAFIILGLRKRAEPDTVFLRGREPAETELAPADDDVRHSDSAVSDSESRGNLPDNQSGPGHVSAPAETSKESTGGTLPVTGAPMAGTPGRQATGTAPDAEGNH; encoded by the coding sequence ATGCAGTCAGTCCTCCACGCGGCATCCATGATCCCCGCGAGCATTCCGAGCCCGGATTGGTCCGGATTCGACATTCCGCTGCCATGGGGGTCACTGCGCATCCACGCCTACGCCCTGTGCATCCTGCTCGGCATCATCGTTGGACTCTGGCTCACCTCCGTCCGTTGGGCCAGGCGGGGCGCCCCGGAAGGCAGCGTCTGGGACATTGCTATCTGGGCCATCCCCTTCGGCATTATCGGCGGCCGGCTCTACCACGTGGTGTCTTCCCCGGACGCCTACTTCGGCCCCGGCTTCGACGGCACCGGGGACCTGTCCCTGATCCCGCAGCTCCAACGCGGCGGTCTGGGAATCTGGGGCGCCGTACTGTTGGGTGCCGTGGGCGCGTGGATCGGTTGCCGGCGGGCCGGGGTGAAGCTCAGCGCCTTCCTCGACGCTGCGGCGCCCGGCCTGCTGCTGGCCCAAGCGCTTGGCCGCTGGGGCAATTACTTTAACCAGGAACTTTTTGGCGGCCCCACCACGCTTCCCTGGGGACTGCAGATCGACGCCGACAACCCGAATTTCCCGGCCGGCATGGCCGCGGACACGCTGTTCCACCCGACCTTCCTCTACGAATCCCTCTGGAACCTCGCCGGCGTCGGGATCCTGCTGCTCCTGGACCGCACATTCCGTTTCCGGCGGGCCCGGCTCTTCTGCCTGTATGCGGTCTACTACACGCTGGGCCGGGTATGGATCGAGGCGATGCGGATCGACGACGCAGAGCAGATCAACCTCTTCGGCATCACCACCCGGCTGAACGTGTGGACCAGCATCTTCGTCCTGCTGGGGGCGCTGGCCGCGTTCATCATCCTGGGCCTGCGCAAGCGCGCGGAACCTGACACCGTCTTCCTCCGGGGCCGCGAACCCGCGGAAACGGAACTGGCCCCGGCCGATGACGATGTCCGCCATTCGGATTCTGCTGTCTCAGATAGTGAATCGCGTGGTAATCTCCCTGATAACCAAAGCGGTCCAGGCCACGTTTCTGCCCCAGCTGAAACGTCAAAGGAATCCACAGGCGGGACCCTTCCCGTCACGGGAGCACCGATGGCCGGAACACCCGGCCGTCAGGCCACCGGGACCGCGCCGGACGCTGAGGGCAACCACTAG